In one window of Haloimpatiens sp. FM7315 DNA:
- a CDS encoding DMT family transporter, translating into MKNNKNFGYLAVILSNIIIGLSFLFTKTAVSITNPYDTLAMRFTISFGVILLAYLFKIIKLNFKGKNILKLVIISIFFPSGFFLLQSIGLQFINSSEAGIISALSPVLILILSIIFLKENVNFKQIISIIISIFGVIFIFYMKGNVLNFNNIKGIIFIFLSCVCVAIASVLSRKYSKEFTPIEICFFMQLFGFLAFFILEIYKGFGIRSGFNLFSNTSFTIAIVYLAIPCTLLTAILNNYALSKVEASKVGVFANISTIVSIVAGALILKEQIMYYHILGSILIIGGIIGNCYFGNKSK; encoded by the coding sequence TTGAAAAATAATAAAAACTTTGGTTATTTAGCAGTTATTTTAAGCAATATTATAATAGGGCTTTCATTTTTATTTACAAAAACCGCAGTGTCAATTACAAATCCATATGATACCTTGGCCATGAGATTTACTATTTCCTTTGGAGTTATTCTCTTAGCATATTTATTTAAGATTATAAAATTAAATTTTAAAGGTAAAAATATTTTAAAGCTTGTAATTATATCTATATTTTTTCCCAGTGGTTTTTTCCTTTTACAAAGTATAGGACTTCAGTTTATTAATTCTTCAGAAGCAGGAATTATAAGTGCTTTATCTCCAGTGCTAATTTTAATTTTAAGCATAATATTTTTAAAAGAAAATGTTAATTTTAAACAGATAATATCTATTATTATCTCTATATTTGGAGTTATATTTATTTTTTATATGAAAGGAAATGTTCTTAACTTTAATAACATAAAAGGCATTATATTTATCTTTTTATCCTGTGTATGCGTGGCTATAGCTAGTGTATTATCTAGAAAATACTCAAAGGAATTTACACCAATTGAAATCTGCTTTTTTATGCAGTTATTTGGATTTCTTGCTTTTTTTATACTAGAAATCTATAAAGGTTTTGGAATTAGAAGTGGATTTAACTTGTTTTCTAATACATCTTTTACTATAGCAATAGTATATTTAGCTATTCCATGCACTTTGCTTACTGCAATACTTAATAACTATGCTCTATCAAAAGTAGAAGCATCAAAAGTTGGAGTTTTTGCTAATATTTCAACAATTGTTTCTATTGTAGCAGGTGCTTTAATTTTAAAAGAACAAATAATGTACTATCATATTTTAGGTTCTATTTTAATAATAGGTGGGATTATTGGTAATTGCTATTTCGGAA